A genomic window from Nocardioides sp. BP30 includes:
- a CDS encoding GntR family transcriptional regulator translates to MSVERVVTQVEVAASVRAAILAGDLVPGQRLVEAELSDSLGASRGAVRAALIDLTHEGLVERIANRGARVRVVTVAEALQITEVRMALEGLCGAKAAENVNDEAIDDLRALGAAMTSCVQSGDVAGYSQLNQQLHERVIALADQPVAAEVLARLRARNVRHQFRLAFRPGRPQTSLPQHLAIIEAICRRDPADAEAAVRAHLASVLQALSDAEDAPRS, encoded by the coding sequence GTGAGCGTCGAACGCGTCGTCACCCAGGTCGAGGTGGCCGCTTCGGTCCGTGCGGCGATCCTGGCCGGTGACCTGGTTCCGGGCCAGCGTCTGGTCGAGGCAGAGCTCTCCGACTCCCTTGGCGCGAGCCGGGGCGCTGTCCGCGCTGCGCTCATCGACCTGACACACGAGGGTCTGGTCGAGCGGATCGCGAACCGGGGCGCTCGGGTGCGGGTCGTCACGGTGGCGGAGGCCTTGCAGATCACCGAGGTCCGCATGGCCCTGGAGGGTCTGTGTGGCGCGAAGGCCGCAGAGAACGTGAACGACGAGGCGATCGACGACCTCCGGGCGCTCGGCGCCGCGATGACGTCCTGCGTGCAGTCCGGCGACGTGGCCGGATACTCCCAGCTCAACCAGCAGCTGCACGAGCGGGTGATCGCGCTCGCCGACCAGCCGGTCGCCGCCGAGGTGCTGGCCCGGCTGCGGGCCCGCAACGTGCGCCATCAGTTCCGGCTGGCGTTCCGGCCCGGGCGCCCGCAGACGTCGCTGCCGCAGCATCTCGCGATCATCGAGGCGATCTGCCGCCGCGATCCGGCGGACGCCGAGGCGGCCGTCCGTGCCCACCTCGCCAGCGTCCTCCAGGCGCTCAGCGACGCCGAGGACGCTCCGCGCTCCTGA
- a CDS encoding amidohydrolase family protein has product MLIDAHGHYTTAPRAHTDWRVAQLRAWSEGGTTPAYPVIADDAIRETLESAQLRLQAERGTDLTLFSPRASAMAHHEGDLQTSIGWAQVSNDLIARVVELYPRNFAPVAQLPQAPGEPLDAAVAEVHRVAGMGFAGVNLNPDPSGGRWTAPALTDPLWYPLYEALVEHDLPAMVHVSSTCTPVFHATGAHYLNADTTAFMQLLQGDLFADFPALRLIIPHGGGAVPYHWGRYRGLADMLGKPALDTHVMGNVFFDTCVYHQPGIDLLVDVIDTRNLLFGSEMVGAVRGIDPTTGHYFDDTRRYIEAADLDDEQRALIFEGNARRVYPRLRSLS; this is encoded by the coding sequence ATGCTGATCGATGCCCATGGCCACTACACGACGGCTCCCCGGGCCCACACCGACTGGCGCGTCGCGCAATTGCGGGCATGGAGCGAGGGCGGGACGACCCCCGCCTACCCGGTGATCGCCGATGACGCGATCCGCGAGACCCTTGAGTCGGCGCAGCTACGGCTGCAGGCCGAGCGTGGCACCGATCTGACGCTGTTCTCGCCCCGAGCCTCCGCGATGGCGCACCACGAGGGGGATCTCCAGACGAGCATCGGCTGGGCCCAGGTGTCCAACGACCTCATCGCCCGAGTGGTCGAGCTCTACCCGCGCAACTTCGCGCCGGTGGCACAACTGCCCCAGGCACCGGGTGAGCCGCTGGATGCCGCCGTCGCCGAGGTGCACCGGGTCGCTGGTATGGGCTTCGCCGGGGTCAACCTCAACCCCGACCCGAGTGGCGGCCGGTGGACGGCGCCCGCCCTCACCGACCCCCTCTGGTACCCGCTCTACGAGGCGCTGGTCGAGCACGACCTGCCGGCGATGGTCCACGTCTCCTCGACCTGTACGCCGGTCTTCCACGCGACCGGGGCGCACTACCTCAACGCCGATACGACCGCGTTCATGCAACTGCTGCAGGGGGACCTGTTCGCCGACTTCCCCGCCCTGAGGTTGATCATCCCCCACGGCGGCGGCGCGGTGCCGTACCACTGGGGGCGCTACCGCGGGCTCGCGGACATGCTGGGCAAGCCGGCGCTGGATACCCACGTGATGGGGAACGTCTTCTTCGACACCTGCGTCTACCACCAGCCCGGCATCGACCTCCTGGTCGACGTGATCGACACCCGCAACCTGCTCTTCGGTAGCGAGATGGTCGGTGCCGTGCGGGGAATCGACCCGACGACAGGTCACTACTTCGACGACACCCGCCGCTACATCGAAGCGGCGGACCTCGACGACGAGCAGCGCGCGCTGATCTTCGAGGGCAACGCCCGGCGCGTCTACCCCCGCCTGAGGAGCCTGTCATGA
- a CDS encoding 4-carboxy-4-hydroxy-2-oxoadipate aldolase/oxaloacetate decarboxylase: MRNVVVTEVPRPDREDIATLRGYGVATLHEAMGRVGSLGPDLRPIQQGLTVAGSAVTALCWPGDNLMIHVAVEQCRPGDLLVVASAAPSTHGMFGELFATALAHRGVTAVISDTGVRDTQELREMGFGAWSRHVSAQGTVKATAGHVNLPVVIAGQRIEAGDVVVADDDGVVVVPRARVAETIAASQARLEKETATRAAFRQGELGLDRYRLRPLLEELGVAYKTHEQALRDGDLT; encoded by the coding sequence ATGAGGAACGTCGTCGTCACCGAGGTGCCGCGTCCCGACAGGGAGGACATCGCCACGCTCCGCGGGTACGGCGTCGCCACCCTCCACGAGGCGATGGGTCGGGTCGGCAGCCTCGGACCCGATCTGCGGCCCATCCAGCAGGGCCTGACGGTCGCCGGCAGCGCGGTCACCGCGCTGTGCTGGCCCGGTGACAACCTGATGATCCACGTCGCGGTCGAGCAGTGCCGGCCCGGCGACCTCCTGGTCGTGGCCAGCGCGGCCCCGTCGACGCATGGGATGTTCGGCGAGCTCTTCGCCACGGCGCTGGCGCACCGCGGGGTGACCGCGGTCATCAGCGACACCGGCGTGCGTGACACTCAGGAACTGCGCGAGATGGGCTTCGGTGCGTGGTCGCGCCACGTCTCCGCGCAGGGCACCGTGAAGGCGACGGCAGGCCACGTCAACCTCCCGGTCGTCATCGCCGGCCAGCGGATCGAGGCCGGCGATGTGGTGGTCGCCGACGACGACGGTGTGGTGGTCGTGCCTCGTGCCCGGGTCGCGGAGACGATCGCGGCGTCCCAGGCGCGCCTCGAGAAGGAGACCGCCACCCGTGCCGCCTTCCGGCAGGGCGAGCTCGGCCTCGACCGCTACCGACTGCGACCGCTGCTGGAGGAGCTGGGCGTGGCCTACAAGACCCACGAGCAGGCCCTGAGGGACGGCGACCTGACATGA
- a CDS encoding 4-oxalomesaconate tautomerase: MTGIPCALMRGGTSKGAVFLASDLPTTADERDALVLRVMGSPDPRQIDGLGGAHPLTSKVAVVSASSDEGVDVDYLFLQAVVDQPIVSTSQTCGNMLAAVAPFAIERGLVEAADGFTDVRVRMLNTGGLATLRVCTPGGKVTYDGDVELSGVPGTAAPVRIDVEPSSSPLLPTGNVTDTLAGLEVTCIDNGMPSVIIRASDLGVRGDEEPAELEADKALTARIHELRAEAVEAMGLDTDLEATTVPKMVLVSAPRHGGAISTRSFIPVRVHQAIGVLGAASVAAATILPGSVAADLARVRDGRVRIEHPTGFLDLAVEAGEDGIARTTVTRTARMIFDGTVYPVPATRS, translated from the coding sequence ATGACCGGCATCCCGTGCGCCCTGATGCGCGGCGGCACCTCCAAAGGTGCCGTCTTCCTCGCTTCCGACCTGCCCACGACAGCCGACGAGCGCGACGCGCTGGTCCTGCGCGTGATGGGCAGTCCGGACCCTCGCCAGATCGACGGCCTCGGCGGCGCGCATCCGCTGACCAGCAAGGTGGCCGTGGTGTCGGCCTCGAGCGACGAGGGGGTCGACGTGGACTACCTCTTCCTGCAGGCGGTCGTCGACCAGCCGATCGTGTCGACCTCGCAAACCTGCGGGAACATGCTCGCGGCGGTGGCGCCCTTCGCCATCGAGCGTGGCCTCGTCGAGGCCGCCGACGGTTTCACCGACGTGCGCGTACGGATGCTCAACACCGGAGGTCTGGCCACCCTGCGGGTGTGCACACCGGGCGGCAAGGTGACCTACGACGGTGACGTCGAGCTCTCCGGCGTCCCGGGCACCGCGGCCCCCGTGCGGATCGACGTCGAGCCAAGCTCCAGTCCGCTGCTGCCGACGGGGAACGTCACCGACACGCTCGCCGGTCTCGAGGTCACCTGCATCGACAACGGGATGCCGTCGGTGATCATCCGTGCCAGCGACCTCGGCGTGCGCGGCGACGAGGAGCCGGCCGAGCTTGAGGCCGACAAGGCGCTCACCGCCCGAATCCATGAGCTCCGCGCCGAGGCCGTCGAGGCGATGGGCCTCGACACCGACCTCGAAGCCACGACCGTGCCGAAGATGGTCCTCGTCTCAGCGCCGCGGCACGGGGGTGCGATCTCGACCCGCAGCTTCATCCCGGTCCGGGTGCACCAGGCGATCGGCGTGCTCGGCGCCGCCAGCGTCGCCGCTGCCACCATCCTGCCCGGCAGCGTCGCTGCCGACCTGGCCCGGGTCCGGGACGGCCGGGTCCGGATCGAGCACCCGACCGGCTTTCTCGACCTCGCTGTGGAGGCCGGCGAGGACGGGATCGCTCGGACCACCGTCACCCGCACCGCCCGAATGATCTTCGACGGCACCGTCTACCCGGTGCCCGCGACCCGCTCCTAA
- a CDS encoding VOC family protein: MAAPLGDIAHLGHAELLTPDLEGSTWFFTEILGLTETKREGDSVHLRTFDDYELTSLVLTGHHTTGIRRTALRASSEDALQRRVRAIEESGGSGSWVEGRAGTGRNYVTTDPDGHEIGLYYETERYVAPDHLKPGLKNQPQAKPRQGVGVRRLDHVNYLGSQVALNADFIQHVLGARPTEQIQMNDGRIAAKWLSFGNKSYDIVYTEDWKGAHGRLHHLAFATDSREDILRAADLCLDNGVKIETGPHKHAIQQTFFLYVFEPGGNRIELCNPLSRLILDPDWPLVTWTEAERAKGQAWGLRTIESFHTLGMPPVD, from the coding sequence ATGGCGGCCCCACTCGGCGACATCGCCCACCTTGGTCACGCAGAGCTGCTGACCCCCGACCTCGAGGGATCCACCTGGTTCTTCACCGAGATCCTCGGCCTGACCGAGACCAAACGCGAGGGCGACTCGGTCCACCTCCGCACGTTCGACGACTACGAGCTGACCAGCCTCGTCCTCACCGGCCACCACACCACCGGCATCCGTCGTACCGCGTTGCGCGCCAGCAGCGAGGATGCGCTACAGCGCCGGGTTCGCGCCATCGAGGAGTCCGGCGGCAGCGGATCATGGGTCGAGGGCAGGGCCGGAACCGGCCGCAACTACGTGACCACCGATCCGGACGGCCACGAGATCGGGCTGTACTACGAGACCGAGCGCTACGTCGCCCCCGACCACCTCAAGCCGGGCCTCAAGAACCAGCCGCAGGCCAAGCCGCGGCAGGGCGTCGGCGTGCGCCGCCTCGACCACGTCAACTACCTGGGCTCCCAGGTCGCGCTCAACGCCGACTTCATCCAGCACGTCCTCGGCGCTCGGCCCACCGAGCAGATCCAGATGAACGACGGCCGGATCGCGGCCAAGTGGCTCAGCTTCGGCAACAAGTCCTACGACATCGTCTACACCGAGGACTGGAAGGGCGCCCACGGCCGCCTGCATCACCTCGCGTTCGCCACCGACAGCCGCGAGGACATCCTGCGTGCGGCCGACCTCTGCCTCGACAACGGCGTGAAGATCGAGACCGGGCCGCACAAGCACGCGATCCAGCAGACGTTCTTCCTCTACGTCTTCGAGCCGGGCGGCAACCGGATCGAGCTGTGCAACCCGCTCAGCCGGTTGATCCTCGACCCCGACTGGCCGCTGGTCACCTGGACCGAGGCCGAACGTGCGAAGGGCCAGGCCTGGGGCCTGCGGACCATCGAGAGCTTCCACACGCTCGGCATGCCGCCGGTCGACTGA
- a CDS encoding aldehyde dehydrogenase family protein — translation MSTRIDARLWAADERTTVIGGEWQGGDGDQIEVAEKATGEPLLIMREASLEQLDRAVAAAKAAQPGWAARPADVRAGVLRRAADLLEQHHDEVVEWIVRESGSVPAKAHAAEYLQALDEFREAADLAERTVARPLPPHGEDASVAERVPYGVVGVITPWNVPFTLAMRTVAPALALGNAIVLKPDHQTPVSGAVLIGRLLEEAGLPAGVFNAVPGQGPSVGSALVTHPDVSMVSFTGSTAVGRTIATLAAPYLKKVALELGGKNPHVVLDDADIEGAAAAGAWGNFTHQGQVCMAIGRHVIAAPVLEDYAAELARWARGLRVGDPFREDVELGPLINARQADRVMALIEDAVAQGAELLAGGERRGNFVQPTVLKGVTPAMRAYAEEVFGPVAVVVAAADDEDAVRIANDTEYGLSASVHSASPERAEAVADRIVSGMVHINGQTINDNAWAPMGGTKASGSGGRFGGESNADMFTYTRWRTVRKDADRGHFVARPAVP, via the coding sequence ATGAGCACGCGGATCGACGCCCGCCTGTGGGCGGCGGACGAGCGCACCACTGTCATCGGGGGCGAGTGGCAGGGCGGCGACGGCGACCAGATCGAGGTCGCCGAGAAGGCGACTGGCGAGCCGCTGCTGATCATGCGCGAGGCCTCGCTGGAGCAGCTCGACCGGGCGGTTGCAGCCGCCAAGGCCGCGCAGCCCGGTTGGGCGGCCCGGCCGGCCGACGTACGCGCGGGCGTGCTCCGCCGTGCGGCGGATCTGCTCGAGCAGCACCACGACGAGGTCGTTGAGTGGATCGTCCGAGAGTCGGGCAGCGTGCCGGCCAAGGCGCATGCCGCGGAGTACCTCCAGGCGCTCGACGAGTTCCGCGAGGCGGCCGACCTCGCCGAGCGTACGGTCGCCCGCCCACTCCCCCCGCACGGCGAGGACGCCAGCGTCGCCGAGCGCGTCCCGTACGGCGTGGTCGGCGTGATCACACCGTGGAACGTGCCCTTCACGCTGGCGATGCGCACGGTCGCCCCGGCCCTCGCGCTCGGCAACGCGATCGTGCTCAAGCCCGACCACCAGACACCGGTCAGCGGCGCGGTGCTGATCGGGCGCCTGCTCGAGGAAGCAGGGCTCCCGGCCGGCGTCTTCAACGCCGTGCCCGGGCAGGGTCCTTCCGTCGGGTCCGCCCTGGTGACCCACCCCGACGTGTCGATGGTGAGCTTCACCGGGTCCACCGCCGTGGGGCGCACCATCGCCACGCTGGCCGCGCCGTACCTGAAGAAGGTGGCGCTCGAGCTCGGCGGCAAGAACCCGCACGTCGTGCTCGACGATGCGGACATCGAGGGTGCCGCCGCGGCCGGTGCGTGGGGCAACTTCACCCACCAGGGCCAGGTCTGCATGGCGATCGGGCGTCACGTGATCGCCGCGCCGGTGCTCGAGGACTACGCCGCCGAGCTGGCGCGGTGGGCCCGCGGACTGCGTGTCGGCGACCCGTTCCGGGAGGACGTCGAGCTCGGCCCCCTCATCAACGCCCGCCAGGCTGATCGCGTGATGGCGCTGATCGAGGACGCGGTCGCGCAGGGTGCCGAGCTGCTCGCCGGCGGGGAGCGTCGCGGCAACTTCGTCCAGCCGACCGTCTTGAAGGGCGTCACGCCGGCGATGCGGGCGTACGCAGAGGAGGTCTTCGGACCGGTCGCCGTCGTGGTCGCCGCCGCTGACGACGAGGACGCCGTGCGGATCGCGAACGACACCGAGTACGGCCTGTCCGCTTCGGTGCACAGCGCCTCGCCGGAGCGGGCCGAGGCGGTTGCGGACCGCATCGTCTCCGGGATGGTGCACATCAACGGCCAAACGATCAATGACAACGCGTGGGCACCGATGGGCGGCACGAAGGCGTCCGGCAGCGGTGGCCGCTTCGGCGGTGAGTCCAATGCGGACATGTTCACCTACACGCGGTGGCGCACGGTCCGCAAGGACGCAGACCGGGGCCACTTCGTCGCCCGACCGGCGGTGCCATGA
- a CDS encoding amidase, which yields MSGKAQLDELTLVEAAAAIRAGELSPVELTERILERIATTEPSLQAYALVDEEGARAAAAAAERAVRRGDTLGSLHGVPLGVKDLFDTDGLRTTYGSPRYAKHVPERDATAVARLRAAGAVILGKHTTHEFAWGGRTDSAFYGPTHNPHRQGHIAGGSSGGSGASVAAGSCLGAIGTDTAGSVRIPGALSGCVGFKPSRGRISLAGVMPLSSTLDHVGALARTVADAAVIADAIAGPDPADARTLRLVDPLAPGDVGTARVAVLGGWATEVLHPGVRYALDGAARTLADAGLDVETVDLPGEAAMPHAVLTRILFEAGLLHRSAFEAEPASFGADLTELLALPCPAPAELASTEAAIARFSAQLLGLLERYDTLLLPTVPCPAPRLGQRSIAFPGVAEEVEIEDVLTRLTSPFNATGLPAVSVPAGFVDGLPVAVQAVGRPYGDPTALGVAALLEGRSA from the coding sequence ATGAGCGGCAAGGCGCAGCTCGACGAGCTGACTCTGGTCGAGGCGGCAGCGGCGATCCGAGCCGGGGAGCTGTCCCCGGTCGAGCTCACCGAGCGCATCTTGGAGCGGATCGCGACGACCGAGCCGTCGCTGCAGGCCTATGCCCTTGTCGACGAGGAGGGTGCCCGGGCGGCCGCGGCCGCCGCGGAGCGGGCGGTCCGACGCGGCGACACGCTCGGGTCGCTTCACGGTGTGCCGCTGGGTGTGAAGGACCTCTTCGACACCGACGGGCTGCGCACCACCTACGGCTCGCCGCGGTACGCGAAGCACGTACCCGAACGCGACGCCACCGCCGTGGCGCGCCTGCGCGCCGCCGGCGCCGTCATCCTCGGCAAGCACACCACGCACGAGTTCGCGTGGGGCGGTCGCACCGACAGCGCCTTCTACGGGCCGACCCACAACCCGCATCGCCAGGGTCACATCGCCGGCGGCTCCTCGGGCGGCTCCGGTGCCTCCGTCGCCGCGGGCAGTTGCCTGGGCGCTATCGGTACCGACACCGCGGGCAGCGTCCGGATCCCGGGGGCGCTGAGCGGCTGTGTCGGCTTCAAGCCCTCGCGCGGGCGGATCAGCCTGGCCGGCGTCATGCCGCTGTCCTCGACGCTCGACCACGTGGGCGCCCTGGCGCGCACGGTCGCCGACGCGGCGGTGATCGCCGACGCCATCGCCGGTCCGGACCCGGCCGATGCGCGCACCCTCCGGCTGGTCGACCCGTTGGCTCCGGGTGACGTCGGCACGGCGCGCGTCGCCGTACTCGGCGGCTGGGCCACCGAGGTTCTGCACCCGGGCGTGCGCTACGCCCTGGACGGGGCGGCCCGCACCCTCGCCGATGCGGGGCTCGACGTGGAGACCGTCGACCTGCCCGGGGAGGCAGCGATGCCGCACGCCGTCCTCACGCGGATCCTGTTCGAGGCGGGGCTGCTGCACCGCTCCGCCTTCGAGGCCGAGCCGGCGTCCTTCGGGGCCGACCTCACCGAGCTGCTGGCGTTGCCTTGTCCGGCACCGGCCGAGCTGGCGAGCACCGAGGCCGCGATCGCCCGCTTCTCCGCACAGCTGCTCGGCCTGCTGGAGCGGTACGACACGCTCCTGTTGCCGACCGTCCCCTGCCCGGCGCCTCGGCTCGGCCAGCGGTCGATCGCGTTCCCCGGGGTCGCAGAGGAGGTCGAGATCGAGGATGTGCTGACCCGCCTGACCTCACCGTTCAACGCGACCGGCCTCCCGGCCGTGAGCGTCCCAGCCGGCTTCGTCGACGGGCTGCCGGTCGCCGTGCAGGCCGTCGGACGCCCGTACGGTGACCCGACCGCGCTCGGCGTCGCGGCCCTTCTCGAGGGACGGTCCGCCTGA
- a CDS encoding MmcQ/YjbR family DNA-binding protein, translating into MLASAYVVPNVHASGPIYAFFATACSARPPPRTVHGMMTLVPCEIPDFLDLVSQLPGVGRSDRDKWLRFDVDRRAFGYLWPATRTVGLKQTIVEQLALVAERPDVFEVQFTSGGFGWVVVHLAGVERDELAELTFEAWRLTAPDALLEERADELPS; encoded by the coding sequence GTGCTGGCCTCTGCGTACGTCGTCCCCAACGTCCATGCCTCCGGCCCGATCTACGCGTTCTTCGCCACGGCGTGCAGCGCCCGTCCACCGCCGCGCACCGTCCACGGCATGATGACGCTCGTGCCCTGCGAGATCCCCGACTTCCTCGACCTGGTCTCCCAGCTTCCCGGTGTCGGCCGCTCCGACCGGGACAAGTGGCTCCGGTTCGACGTCGATCGGCGTGCCTTCGGCTACCTGTGGCCGGCGACCCGAACGGTCGGGTTGAAGCAGACGATCGTCGAGCAGCTCGCCCTGGTGGCCGAGCGGCCGGACGTCTTCGAGGTGCAGTTCACCTCCGGAGGCTTCGGCTGGGTCGTGGTCCACCTCGCAGGTGTCGAGCGCGACGAGCTGGCCGAGCTCACCTTCGAGGCGTGGAGGTTGACTGCGCCCGACGCGTTGCTCGAGGAACGCGCCGACGAGTTGCCGTCCTAG
- a CDS encoding VOC family protein gives MNAPTPYLLFPMGTAREALTFYGDVFGCAVQLHTLEDFHRTDGPADGIAHGYLVNGPVELFAADASGEEPSFRCEGMMLSLLGAAAPSTLHAWFSRLSDGGRIVAPLEARPWGASDGQVIDRYGVHWLIGFEGDESG, from the coding sequence ATGAACGCTCCGACGCCGTACCTCCTCTTCCCGATGGGCACCGCTCGCGAGGCTCTGACGTTCTACGGCGACGTGTTCGGCTGCGCCGTGCAGCTTCACACCCTCGAGGATTTCCACAGAACCGACGGCCCAGCCGATGGCATCGCCCACGGCTACCTCGTGAACGGGCCAGTCGAGCTGTTCGCAGCCGACGCGTCGGGCGAGGAGCCGTCCTTCCGCTGCGAGGGCATGATGCTCTCCCTCCTCGGCGCAGCCGCGCCCTCGACGCTCCACGCCTGGTTTTCGCGTCTCTCCGATGGCGGGCGAATAGTGGCTCCCCTGGAGGCTCGACCGTGGGGCGCATCCGACGGCCAGGTCATCGACCGCTACGGAGTGCACTGGCTCATCGGCTTCGAGGGCGACGAGAGTGGATGA
- a CDS encoding DUF2975 domain-containing protein — protein MAKSVVPLKAIIAAILAWSVLMQVLVLPWTAGTYAARYPEFAWMRSPLLVISIVALAVVEFGLLGVWQLLTFVSHGILFSSPAADRWVTREIGAVALVTALGAAMLVIIDLPLGVVLLPVEVLLGAAAVLLVVVLRGLLRAAATQHHELESVV, from the coding sequence ATGGCGAAGTCGGTGGTACCCCTCAAGGCAATCATCGCGGCGATCCTTGCCTGGTCGGTCCTCATGCAGGTGCTGGTGCTGCCGTGGACGGCTGGGACCTACGCCGCGAGGTATCCCGAGTTCGCCTGGATGCGATCGCCGCTCCTTGTCATCTCGATCGTGGCCCTCGCCGTTGTGGAGTTCGGCCTGCTCGGCGTATGGCAGCTCTTGACGTTCGTCAGCCACGGCATTCTTTTCTCTTCCCCCGCCGCGGACCGCTGGGTCACGCGGGAGATCGGAGCAGTGGCCCTGGTGACGGCTCTCGGCGCGGCCATGCTGGTCATCATCGACCTGCCGTTGGGCGTCGTCCTGTTGCCGGTCGAGGTACTCCTCGGTGCTGCTGCGGTGCTGCTGGTCGTCGTGCTACGCGGCCTCCTGCGCGCGGCCGCTACCCAGCATCACGAGCTGGAGTCAGTCGTCTGA
- a CDS encoding helix-turn-helix domain-containing protein, with translation MTVVVDLESMMTHRGIGVTQLANLIGITPANLAVLKNGRAKAVRFTTLDALCEVLDCQPGDIIRWVPDAPGERD, from the coding sequence ATGACGGTCGTGGTCGATCTCGAGTCGATGATGACCCACCGGGGCATCGGCGTCACCCAGCTGGCGAACCTCATCGGCATCACACCTGCGAACCTCGCCGTGTTGAAGAACGGCCGGGCGAAAGCCGTGCGGTTCACCACCCTCGATGCTCTTTGTGAGGTGCTCGATTGCCAGCCGGGCGACATCATCCGGTGGGTGCCAGATGCTCCCGGAGAGCGCGACTGA
- a CDS encoding DUF3533 domain-containing protein, giving the protein MSDSPGRHADPAVDPAVDPAVDPAVDPARKETFAEEFRDAISPRSLLLGIGTGLLCLGFLLSYVGAFHTPTPHHVPIAVVAPAQTSAQLVDGLNGIDGTPLKATAVENESIARRQLERAEVSAVLVVDASGTQDRLLVASGGGATLASAVERVINAAEDQQHRTVAVTDVVPHQAGDETGAVGFYVAISAVLAGYLFAATLGMARGARPATFRRTLWRLGATVPYAGFVGLGAAVIADPVLGALTGHFGAIWGIVTLLTLAAATVTMAFQVLFGFLGVAATILVFVIVGNPSAGGAYPYRMLPSFWATIGPWIPNGAGVDALRRTVYFGGVETTDRLLVIAAWAVAGAILAIAASYRRHRRTDAA; this is encoded by the coding sequence ATGAGCGATTCACCCGGCCGGCACGCTGACCCTGCTGTCGACCCCGCTGTCGACCCCGCTGTCGACCCTGCTGTCGACCCTGCGCGCAAGGAGACGTTCGCCGAGGAGTTCCGCGACGCCATCAGCCCGCGTTCCCTGCTGCTGGGCATCGGCACCGGACTGCTGTGCCTCGGGTTCCTGCTCTCCTATGTAGGCGCGTTCCACACCCCGACGCCGCATCACGTTCCGATCGCCGTCGTCGCCCCGGCACAGACCAGCGCCCAGCTGGTCGACGGTCTCAACGGCATCGACGGCACGCCGCTGAAGGCGACGGCGGTCGAGAACGAGTCCATCGCCCGACGACAGCTCGAGCGCGCCGAGGTCTCGGCCGTGCTCGTCGTGGACGCCTCCGGCACCCAGGACCGGCTGCTGGTCGCGAGTGGCGGCGGGGCGACTCTCGCCTCAGCGGTCGAGCGGGTCATCAACGCTGCCGAGGACCAGCAGCATCGGACCGTCGCTGTCACCGACGTGGTGCCCCACCAGGCCGGAGACGAGACCGGCGCGGTCGGGTTCTACGTGGCCATCAGCGCCGTCCTGGCCGGGTACCTCTTCGCCGCCACCCTCGGGATGGCCCGCGGTGCCCGCCCCGCGACCTTCCGCCGTACGCTGTGGCGGCTCGGCGCCACAGTCCCGTACGCCGGCTTCGTCGGTCTCGGCGCCGCCGTCATCGCCGATCCGGTCCTGGGCGCACTGACCGGCCACTTCGGCGCGATCTGGGGCATCGTCACGCTGCTGACCCTCGCCGCGGCCACCGTCACGATGGCCTTCCAGGTGCTGTTCGGCTTCCTGGGCGTCGCCGCGACCATCCTCGTCTTCGTCATCGTGGGCAACCCGAGCGCCGGCGGCGCCTACCCCTACCGGATGCTGCCCTCGTTCTGGGCCACCATCGGCCCCTGGATCCCGAACGGCGCCGGCGTCGACGCCCTGCGCCGTACCGTCTACTTCGGCGGCGTCGAGACCACCGACCGCCTCCTCGTCATCGCGGCCTGGGCCGTCGCCGGTGCGATCCTGGCCATCGCCGCTTCCTACCGGCGACACCGCCGCACGGACGCGGCCTGA
- a CDS encoding TetR/AcrR family transcriptional regulator → MFGEPMEKSASVRPRRRVETRAQLIAAAAELFTERGTTHVSVEAICERAGFTRGAFYSNFKTVDELFFALYKQRYAEVQQQLETIVPQALLPADAPHDLHAVVAAVLEALPSDPQWSAVRAGFVAQAQHRAELAAELRAHAEAFSRHLQPLLLRGLDIVGRRLSTTPEIFTRAVLAADAGAITLAPLHDDARHVREAAVRGVILGLTTEVGTPPSGDDAGR, encoded by the coding sequence ATGTTCGGAGAGCCCATGGAGAAGTCGGCGTCGGTCCGCCCACGACGGCGGGTGGAGACCCGCGCACAGCTGATCGCCGCGGCGGCCGAGCTGTTCACCGAGCGTGGCACCACCCACGTCAGCGTCGAGGCGATCTGCGAACGCGCCGGCTTCACCCGCGGCGCCTTCTACTCCAACTTCAAGACCGTCGACGAGCTGTTCTTCGCGCTCTACAAGCAGCGCTACGCCGAGGTTCAGCAACAGTTGGAGACCATCGTCCCGCAAGCACTGCTCCCCGCCGATGCACCGCACGACCTGCACGCGGTCGTCGCAGCGGTGCTCGAGGCGCTGCCCAGCGACCCCCAGTGGTCGGCGGTGCGCGCCGGGTTCGTCGCCCAGGCCCAGCATCGGGCCGAGCTGGCGGCCGAGCTCCGCGCGCACGCCGAGGCCTTCAGCCGGCACCTGCAGCCTCTGCTGCTGCGCGGCCTGGACATCGTCGGCCGACGGCTGTCGACCACCCCCGAGATCTTCACCAGGGCGGTCCTGGCCGCGGATGCCGGCGCCATCACGCTGGCGCCCCTGCACGACGACGCCAGGCACGTGCGCGAGGCCGCCGTACGCGGGGTGATCCTCGGTCTGACGACCGAGGTGGGGACTCCGCCGTCCGGCGATGACGCCGGACGCTAG